The following coding sequences are from one Arthrobacter sp. PvP023 window:
- a CDS encoding cation-translocating P-type ATPase, with product MSNEQLLHQPGTRVIELDIEGMTCASCVGRVERKLGKLDGVEASVNLPLESAQVTVPAGITDEQITATVEAAGYKARVRPPRYPSRGGEAEIATGSTTTGGTPSSGDAGGMRQHASKRGMSEHAEHVSGGASAGDHMAHGGAAAQLKPRLIVAAVLTVPVFAISMLPAFQFADWGWVAGILALPVVTWAAWPFHRAAAVNARHFASTMDTLVSLGVTAAYLFSAWQLLADPRMTEHPGMEMGTGGLYFEVASVVTTFLLLGRFLEANAKQKAGDALEALLNLGAKDATVLVDGAELRIPADQLTVGDVVVVRPGEKIATDGVVLDGASAVDASLVTGESVPVEVAPGSPVTGATINTSGRLLVRATRVGSETTLAQMARLVAQAQTGKAPIARLADRISAVFVPIVLVIAVLTFVLWIVFSGPVIEPAEIRAAFTAAVAVLVIACPCALGLATPVGLLTGTGRGAQLGILIKGPQVLEDTRTVDTILLDKTGTVTTGHLAVYGTRAFGTHSSAEVLRLAGAVEAASEHPVAQAIAAAALSAERRNDGGGRLPAVEHFRSAPGGGVSGSVQGRLVIAGRTGWLQDNGITVTTEQQEALRAAEESGATAIWVAVDGEPAGIVSLRDTIKPGSAAAISRLKQLGLRPILLTGDNGAVAAQVAAAVGIAPEDVFAGVLPEGKVDAVRKLQDGGATVAMAGDGVNDAAALAQADLGIAMGSGTDVAIEAADLTVMGNDLGQVAQAIELSRRTLATIKANLFWAFFYNAVGIPVAALGLLNPMIAGAAMAASSVLVVANSLRLRSFGKTGGRLGA from the coding sequence GTGAGTAACGAGCAACTGCTGCACCAGCCGGGAACCCGGGTCATCGAACTCGATATCGAGGGCATGACCTGCGCTTCATGCGTCGGCCGGGTGGAACGCAAGCTCGGAAAGCTCGACGGCGTCGAAGCCTCGGTCAACCTCCCCCTTGAGTCGGCGCAGGTCACGGTCCCGGCCGGCATCACCGACGAACAGATCACGGCCACCGTAGAAGCCGCAGGCTACAAAGCCCGGGTGCGGCCCCCGCGCTACCCGAGCCGGGGTGGCGAGGCTGAGATTGCGACCGGCTCAACCACAACCGGTGGGACACCCTCGAGCGGCGACGCCGGGGGCATGCGGCAGCATGCGTCTAAGCGAGGCATGAGCGAGCATGCAGAGCATGTCTCCGGTGGTGCCTCGGCTGGTGACCACATGGCCCACGGTGGCGCCGCTGCCCAACTTAAACCGCGGCTCATCGTTGCCGCCGTCCTCACCGTCCCGGTGTTCGCGATTTCGATGCTCCCGGCGTTCCAGTTCGCCGACTGGGGCTGGGTGGCGGGGATCCTGGCATTGCCGGTGGTCACGTGGGCGGCTTGGCCGTTCCACCGCGCCGCGGCCGTCAACGCCCGGCACTTCGCATCCACCATGGACACCCTGGTCTCCCTCGGCGTCACGGCCGCGTACCTGTTCTCCGCCTGGCAGTTGCTGGCCGATCCCCGCATGACCGAACACCCCGGCATGGAGATGGGTACGGGCGGACTGTACTTCGAGGTGGCCTCCGTGGTCACCACTTTCCTGTTGCTGGGCCGCTTCCTGGAAGCCAACGCGAAGCAGAAAGCGGGCGACGCCCTGGAGGCGCTGCTGAACCTGGGCGCCAAGGATGCCACGGTCCTCGTTGACGGCGCCGAGCTCAGGATTCCCGCCGACCAACTCACGGTGGGCGACGTCGTGGTGGTCCGCCCCGGTGAGAAGATCGCGACGGACGGTGTGGTGCTTGACGGTGCCTCTGCCGTGGACGCCTCCCTGGTAACGGGCGAGTCCGTACCCGTCGAGGTGGCTCCGGGCAGTCCCGTCACCGGGGCCACGATCAACACCTCCGGCCGCCTGCTGGTCCGTGCCACCCGGGTCGGTTCCGAAACCACACTGGCCCAGATGGCCCGGCTGGTTGCCCAGGCGCAGACCGGAAAGGCTCCCATCGCCCGCCTGGCGGACCGCATCAGTGCGGTGTTCGTTCCGATTGTGCTGGTCATCGCCGTCCTCACGTTCGTGCTCTGGATCGTCTTCAGCGGACCGGTGATAGAGCCTGCCGAAATCCGCGCGGCGTTCACGGCGGCCGTAGCGGTCCTGGTCATCGCCTGCCCCTGCGCCCTGGGCCTGGCCACTCCGGTTGGTCTCCTCACCGGCACGGGCCGCGGCGCCCAGCTGGGGATCCTGATCAAAGGCCCGCAGGTGCTTGAAGATACCCGCACCGTTGACACGATCCTGCTGGACAAGACCGGCACCGTCACCACCGGCCACCTGGCCGTGTACGGCACGCGGGCCTTCGGCACGCACAGCAGCGCCGAAGTGCTGCGCCTGGCGGGCGCCGTTGAGGCCGCCTCCGAGCACCCTGTGGCCCAGGCCATTGCGGCCGCAGCGCTCTCCGCGGAGCGCAGGAACGACGGCGGCGGGCGGCTTCCCGCCGTCGAGCACTTCCGTTCAGCGCCGGGAGGCGGGGTGTCCGGAAGCGTGCAAGGCCGGCTGGTCATCGCCGGACGCACGGGCTGGCTTCAGGACAACGGCATCACGGTCACGACGGAACAGCAGGAGGCGCTCCGGGCCGCCGAAGAATCCGGTGCCACCGCCATCTGGGTTGCCGTGGACGGGGAACCTGCGGGCATAGTCTCGCTTCGCGACACCATCAAGCCCGGGTCGGCCGCAGCGATTTCCCGGCTAAAGCAGCTGGGCCTCCGGCCGATCCTGCTGACCGGGGACAATGGCGCAGTGGCTGCGCAGGTGGCCGCCGCCGTCGGCATCGCTCCCGAAGATGTGTTCGCCGGGGTGCTGCCGGAGGGCAAGGTCGATGCCGTGCGGAAACTGCAGGACGGCGGTGCAACCGTGGCCATGGCGGGAGACGGCGTGAATGACGCAGCGGCCCTGGCCCAGGCGGATCTGGGGATTGCTATGGGGTCCGGCACGGATGTAGCCATCGAGGCCGCGGATCTGACCGTGATGGGCAATGACCTGGGGCAGGTGGCACAGGCCATCGAACTGTCCCGCCGAACGCTGGCCACTATCAAGGCCAACCTGTTCTGGGCGTTTTTCTACAACGCCGTCGGCATACCCGTGGCGGCACTGGGGTTGCTCAACCCCATGATCGCCGGCGCGGCCATGGCCGCCAGTTCGGTGCTGGTGGTGGCCAACTCTCTCCGGCTTCGCAGCTTCGGCAAGACCGGCGGCCGCCTGGGCGCTTAG
- a CDS encoding heavy-metal-associated domain-containing protein → MSPVSTTVNVSGMTCGHCVSSVSEELEALEGVEAVDVDLNAGGISTVTITSEKALSRSEIGEAVAEAGYLVVANEA, encoded by the coding sequence ATGAGCCCCGTATCCACCACCGTGAACGTGTCCGGCATGACCTGCGGACACTGCGTGTCCTCCGTGAGCGAAGAACTGGAAGCACTGGAAGGCGTGGAAGCGGTGGACGTCGACCTCAACGCCGGCGGCATTTCCACCGTCACCATCACGTCCGAAAAGGCCCTTTCCCGTTCCGAGATCGGCGAAGCCGTAGCCGAGGCCGGTTACCTGGTGGTGGCCAACGAGGCCTGA
- a CDS encoding metal-sensitive transcriptional regulator: MDSAEDAGPLTADAETVPQHGYTSNKEAYLRRLKRIEGQVRGIARMVDEDKYCIDILTQVAAVNKALHAVSLGLVEEHIGHCVVGAASEPDPELRAEAIDFKVKEATDAIGRLLR, encoded by the coding sequence ATGGACTCAGCAGAAGACGCCGGACCCCTGACTGCGGACGCGGAAACCGTCCCCCAGCATGGCTACACCTCGAACAAAGAGGCATATCTGCGCCGGCTCAAACGCATTGAAGGCCAGGTCCGCGGAATCGCACGGATGGTGGATGAGGACAAGTACTGCATCGACATCCTCACCCAGGTTGCGGCAGTGAACAAAGCCCTGCACGCAGTGAGCCTTGGCCTCGTTGAGGAGCATATCGGTCACTGCGTCGTGGGCGCCGCCTCCGAACCCGACCCGGAACTCCGCGCGGAAGCCATCGACTTCAAGGTCAAGGAGGCCACCGATGCCATCGGGCGCCTGCTGCGGTAG
- a CDS encoding MFS transporter — translation MTTAPIPTPTAAVTAPLYAAGFVTAFGAHSIAAGMGAHSGDIGLSLLNLGILLAVYDLAEVVLKPVFGALSDRIGTKPVVVAGLFAFALMSLIGLWGSNPLMLGLARIGQGAAASAFSPASSAMVARLAGRNAGTYFGRYGSWKSLGYVAGPLIGAGLIFLGGFTLLFAALAVLAAATAVWAMVTLPQLAPLPRPRYTLLDLARQITHRSFLVPTLVLASATGALGTAIGFLPALATRHGLDPVAAVAAVSVLALASAATQPWIGRLRDQGRLHDGPGMTAGLLLTAAGIAAVALFPGPVTIFCAAAAIGTGIGVATPLGFAHLASTTPPERLGRTMGSAELGRELGDAGGPLLVGAVATASALPLGLGVLAAAVAAASLLGIGSIGRGAPAQEPAAER, via the coding sequence GTGACCACAGCGCCAATTCCCACGCCGACCGCGGCTGTCACCGCGCCGCTGTATGCCGCAGGCTTTGTCACAGCCTTTGGTGCGCACAGCATCGCAGCCGGGATGGGCGCCCACAGCGGTGATATTGGACTGAGCCTGCTCAACCTGGGTATCCTCCTGGCTGTTTATGACCTCGCCGAAGTGGTGCTGAAACCGGTCTTCGGAGCTTTGAGCGACCGCATCGGCACGAAGCCGGTGGTCGTGGCAGGGCTTTTCGCTTTCGCACTGATGTCTCTGATCGGATTGTGGGGCTCAAACCCCTTGATGCTCGGGCTCGCCCGGATCGGCCAGGGCGCCGCTGCCTCGGCGTTTTCGCCGGCGTCCTCGGCAATGGTGGCGAGGCTTGCCGGCCGCAACGCAGGGACGTATTTCGGCCGCTACGGCTCGTGGAAGAGCCTGGGCTACGTCGCGGGCCCGCTGATCGGTGCCGGCCTGATCTTCCTGGGCGGCTTCACCCTCCTTTTTGCCGCCCTGGCCGTCCTCGCGGCGGCCACTGCCGTGTGGGCGATGGTGACGCTGCCGCAACTCGCTCCTCTACCCCGGCCGCGGTACACGCTGTTGGATCTTGCCCGCCAGATAACGCATCGGAGCTTCCTCGTCCCGACGCTCGTTCTTGCGTCAGCCACCGGAGCCCTTGGAACAGCCATTGGATTCCTTCCCGCGCTGGCAACGCGGCACGGCCTGGATCCCGTGGCGGCCGTGGCCGCCGTCAGCGTGCTGGCACTCGCCTCCGCTGCCACTCAACCCTGGATCGGCCGCCTGCGCGATCAGGGACGGCTCCATGACGGTCCCGGCATGACAGCCGGGCTGCTGCTGACGGCGGCCGGAATCGCCGCGGTGGCGCTGTTTCCGGGGCCGGTCACCATCTTTTGCGCAGCGGCTGCCATCGGCACGGGCATCGGTGTTGCCACGCCGCTGGGCTTCGCGCACCTGGCCTCCACCACGCCGCCCGAGCGTTTGGGACGGACCATGGGATCAGCCGAGCTGGGACGGGAGCTGGGCGACGCCGGTGGTCCCCTCCTGGTTGGTGCCGTGGCTACAGCTTCAGCACTGCCCCTGGGCCTCGGAGTCCTCGCCGCGGCCGTCGCCGCCGCATCCCTGCTCGGCATCGGCAGCATCGGCCGCGGGGCGCCGGCCCAGGAACCGGCCGCCGAACGGTGA
- a CDS encoding DinB family protein produces MTAAPGKVLHGYERNCRELEHWLASASDADLRRSSDGTRWTNEELLFHMVFGYMVVQALLPLVRIFGVLPAPLSRGFSRMLNAGTAPFDVVNYLGSKAAARVYNRRRMAAKLRRVTRSLERRMRRETVAAMARGMSFPDRWDPFFTPWMSLAEVYAYPIEHFDFHATQLSLGGGPPEEIRGRKTGRKPL; encoded by the coding sequence GTGACCGCCGCTCCGGGGAAGGTCCTGCACGGCTACGAGCGCAACTGCAGGGAACTCGAGCACTGGCTGGCCTCCGCGTCCGACGCGGACCTCCGCCGCAGCAGCGACGGCACCCGCTGGACCAATGAGGAGCTTCTGTTCCATATGGTTTTCGGCTACATGGTGGTGCAGGCCCTGCTGCCCCTGGTCCGGATTTTCGGGGTCCTCCCGGCGCCTTTGAGCCGGGGGTTTTCGCGGATGCTGAACGCGGGAACCGCACCGTTCGACGTCGTCAATTACCTCGGATCCAAGGCTGCGGCACGCGTGTACAACCGCAGGCGGATGGCCGCGAAGCTCCGGCGGGTAACGCGCTCCCTTGAGCGGCGGATGCGGCGCGAGACAGTTGCCGCGATGGCCCGCGGCATGTCCTTTCCGGACCGCTGGGACCCGTTCTTCACACCGTGGATGTCCTTGGCAGAGGTCTACGCCTATCCCATCGAACATTTCGACTTCCATGCCACCCAGCTCAGCCTGGGCGGCGGTCCGCCTGAAGAGATACGGGGCAGGAAGACAGGACGAAAGCCCCTGTGA
- a CDS encoding universal stress protein — protein sequence MSPERFSGPPPLLVGVLPGQHAEVLHSATGLAEKLGVPLLCAYVDEASYLVEWDPARSAHRLSLHPDKDDDDVRAVSEELRGVVGAACATKSVEWTLRILSGDPARALGRVAAEANASMIIVGTPERGLGHRLSAALNGSVAAWLTHHQDRPVLVVPAHMGAHRDTPE from the coding sequence ATGTCTCCTGAACGCTTCAGCGGTCCGCCTCCCCTGCTTGTCGGAGTGCTGCCCGGCCAGCACGCAGAAGTGCTGCACTCGGCCACCGGCCTCGCAGAAAAACTGGGCGTTCCGCTGTTGTGCGCCTACGTGGACGAGGCAAGCTACCTGGTCGAGTGGGACCCGGCACGGTCGGCGCACCGGCTGTCCCTGCACCCGGACAAGGACGACGACGACGTCCGGGCCGTGAGCGAAGAGCTCCGCGGGGTCGTGGGGGCCGCATGCGCCACGAAATCGGTGGAGTGGACACTGCGGATACTGTCCGGCGACCCCGCCCGCGCCCTGGGGCGTGTGGCAGCGGAGGCCAACGCCTCCATGATCATTGTGGGAACACCCGAGCGGGGCCTGGGCCACCGCCTCTCGGCGGCCCTCAACGGTTCCGTGGCTGCGTGGCTGACCCACCACCAGGACCGCCCCGTCCTGGTGGTCCCGGCACATATGGGCGCCCACCGGGACACCCCCGAGTGA
- a CDS encoding sialidase family protein, giving the protein MGCMAIEQSYVLAIGTKKGLWLATSQDRQTWSMSGPHFLMSEVPSIGIDTRDGRTRIMVGVRSEHWGPTVAHSDDLGATWTEPEQGAIKFPNGTDAAVERIWQIYPDAESRPGVVWAGAEPISVWKSTDGGEHFELNRGLWDHPHRSEWGAGYGGAAAHSIVVDPSGENVHVAMSTGGVYRSLDGGSSWEPRNKGISAYFMPDPNPEFGQCVHKIAADAAVEGRLYAQNHHGVYRTDDSGENWESIAEGLPADFGFVMLTHPRRAGTAWVVPLKADGERIPPDGKLAVHRTDDAGKTWKRLDSGLPQGEYNAVLRDAASVDSAEPAGVYFGTRGGSVYASPDEGEHFTEVASHLPDVLCVRAAVVSAALVPGAPVPA; this is encoded by the coding sequence ATGGGGTGCATGGCCATCGAACAGAGTTATGTCCTAGCAATCGGAACCAAAAAAGGGCTGTGGCTGGCGACCAGCCAGGACCGGCAGACATGGTCCATGTCCGGCCCCCATTTCCTGATGAGCGAAGTCCCCAGCATCGGCATCGACACCCGTGACGGGCGTACCCGCATCATGGTGGGTGTCCGCTCCGAGCACTGGGGGCCCACTGTGGCGCACTCGGATGACCTCGGGGCGACGTGGACCGAGCCCGAACAGGGCGCCATCAAGTTCCCGAACGGCACTGACGCCGCAGTGGAGCGCATTTGGCAGATTTATCCGGACGCCGAGTCCCGCCCCGGAGTGGTCTGGGCCGGCGCCGAACCCATTTCCGTGTGGAAATCCACGGACGGGGGCGAACACTTCGAGCTCAACCGCGGACTCTGGGACCATCCGCACCGCAGCGAATGGGGCGCAGGGTACGGCGGAGCGGCCGCCCACTCAATCGTCGTCGATCCGTCCGGGGAAAACGTGCACGTTGCCATGAGCACCGGCGGCGTTTACCGCTCGCTCGACGGCGGCTCCTCCTGGGAGCCGCGGAACAAGGGAATCTCTGCGTACTTCATGCCTGATCCCAACCCTGAGTTCGGCCAGTGCGTGCACAAGATCGCGGCGGATGCCGCCGTCGAGGGCCGGCTTTACGCCCAGAACCACCACGGGGTGTACCGCACTGATGACAGCGGCGAGAACTGGGAGTCGATAGCGGAAGGACTTCCGGCGGATTTTGGCTTTGTGATGCTCACTCATCCGCGGCGCGCAGGCACTGCGTGGGTTGTCCCGCTTAAAGCCGACGGCGAACGCATACCGCCTGACGGGAAGCTGGCAGTACACCGGACGGACGATGCCGGGAAGACCTGGAAACGCCTTGATTCCGGGCTGCCGCAGGGCGAATACAACGCGGTGCTCCGTGACGCTGCCTCGGTTGATTCCGCAGAACCGGCCGGGGTGTACTTCGGAACGCGCGGTGGCTCTGTCTACGCCAGCCCGGACGAGGGCGAGCACTTCACCGAAGTGGCGTCACATCTTCCTGACGTCCTGTGCGTCCGCGCTGCGGTGGTGTCTGCGGCCCTGGTGCCTGGCGCTCCGGTACCCGCTTGA
- a CDS encoding MoaD/ThiS family protein — translation MADISVVLPSVLQPLAGGQSILTTPADGAVTVGFLLDSLAGDYPVLARRLRDETGALRRYVNIYVNGDEVRRLRGLETEVAAGQEVVIIQSVAGG, via the coding sequence GTGGCTGACATCAGCGTGGTGCTGCCCAGTGTCCTCCAGCCGCTCGCCGGCGGGCAGTCCATCCTGACTACGCCCGCCGACGGTGCGGTGACTGTGGGGTTCCTGCTGGACTCGCTGGCCGGGGATTATCCGGTGCTCGCGAGGCGGTTGAGGGACGAGACCGGTGCCCTCCGCCGCTACGTGAATATTTACGTGAACGGGGACGAGGTCCGGCGCTTGCGGGGACTGGAAACTGAAGTGGCTGCCGGCCAGGAAGTGGTGATCATCCAGTCCGTGGCCGGCGGCTGA
- a CDS encoding alpha-amylase family protein: MRIAETSDLWWKNAVVYCLDPETFFDDDGDGTGDFGGLTQRVDYLAALGVTCIWLMPFYPSPDRDDGYDITDMYGVDPRLGTLGDVVEFIRTAKDRGMRVIADFVINHTSDKHPWFRESRKSVDNPYRDYYVWRKDTPPDTSEQVVFPGEETSIWTRDKATGEWYLHMFAKHQPDLNVANPKVRDEIAKSMGFWLQMGLDGFRLDAVPFFLELQGVSKEDAAKIDPHDYLAALRSFLNRRNGSAVLLGEVNLPYKEQLKYFGGPDGNELNMQFDFLSMQNLYLSLAREDARPLAKTLAARPAIHPDNQWAMFVRNHDELTLDKLSDEERAEVFAAFGPDPDMQMYGRGLRRRLPTMLDGDPARIRMVYSLMFSLPGTPVLFYGEELGMGEDLRAKGRSAVRSPMQWTDTANGGFSTAPADKLVARVVDGYFGPKNINAAQAKRDPDSLWNFIAALIRSYRESPELAWGDFELIKQSDSGVLLHSCTRAGSTLVLAHNMAAQPASVAARVSSPEDPEETFGGAVLLDLLDGDNVPLADDGGFELELERYGYRWFRIQRPADRRI; encoded by the coding sequence ATGAGGATCGCCGAGACTTCGGATCTGTGGTGGAAGAATGCCGTGGTCTACTGCCTGGACCCTGAAACCTTTTTTGACGACGACGGAGACGGGACCGGGGATTTCGGCGGCCTGACCCAGCGTGTGGACTACCTTGCGGCCCTGGGGGTCACGTGCATCTGGCTCATGCCGTTCTACCCCTCGCCGGACCGGGACGACGGCTACGACATCACCGACATGTACGGCGTAGACCCGCGGCTCGGCACCCTGGGCGACGTTGTGGAGTTCATCCGGACGGCCAAGGACCGGGGAATGCGGGTGATCGCGGACTTCGTCATCAACCACACCTCGGACAAGCACCCCTGGTTCAGGGAATCCCGGAAGTCCGTGGACAACCCTTACCGCGACTATTACGTGTGGCGGAAGGACACTCCCCCGGACACGTCGGAGCAGGTGGTGTTCCCCGGCGAGGAAACGTCCATCTGGACCCGGGACAAGGCCACGGGCGAGTGGTACCTGCACATGTTCGCCAAGCACCAGCCGGACCTGAACGTCGCCAACCCGAAGGTCCGGGACGAGATCGCCAAGTCCATGGGTTTCTGGCTCCAGATGGGGCTGGACGGATTCCGGCTGGATGCCGTGCCGTTCTTCCTGGAGCTGCAGGGCGTGTCCAAGGAGGATGCGGCCAAGATCGATCCGCACGACTACCTGGCCGCACTGCGCAGCTTCCTGAACCGGCGCAACGGCAGTGCTGTGCTCCTGGGTGAGGTCAACCTCCCCTACAAGGAGCAGCTGAAATACTTCGGCGGGCCGGACGGCAACGAACTGAACATGCAGTTCGACTTCCTGAGCATGCAGAACCTCTATCTGTCCCTGGCCAGGGAGGATGCCCGGCCGCTGGCCAAAACCCTCGCCGCCAGGCCGGCCATCCATCCGGACAACCAGTGGGCCATGTTTGTCCGCAACCATGATGAACTGACGCTGGACAAGCTGAGCGACGAGGAGCGCGCCGAGGTTTTCGCCGCCTTCGGGCCCGACCCGGACATGCAGATGTACGGGCGGGGACTCCGGCGTCGCCTGCCAACGATGCTCGACGGCGATCCCGCCCGGATCCGCATGGTCTATTCGCTGATGTTCTCCCTCCCCGGAACCCCGGTCCTCTTCTACGGCGAGGAGCTCGGGATGGGTGAGGACCTACGGGCGAAGGGCCGCTCCGCCGTACGGTCCCCCATGCAGTGGACTGACACGGCAAACGGCGGGTTCTCCACCGCCCCGGCGGACAAGCTGGTGGCTCGGGTGGTTGACGGCTACTTCGGGCCGAAGAACATCAATGCCGCGCAGGCAAAGCGCGACCCGGACTCGCTGTGGAATTTCATCGCCGCACTCATCCGAAGCTACCGGGAAAGCCCGGAGCTTGCCTGGGGCGACTTCGAGCTCATCAAACAGTCCGATTCCGGCGTTCTCCTGCACAGCTGCACCCGCGCCGGTTCAACGCTGGTCCTGGCGCACAACATGGCCGCGCAGCCGGCCTCCGTCGCGGCCAGGGTTTCCTCGCCGGAAGATCCGGAGGAGACATTCGGCGGTGCCGTCCTGCTGGATCTGCTCGACGGCGACAATGTTCCGCTGGCGGACGACGGTGGCTTCGAACTGGAGCTGGAACGCTACGGCTACCGCTGGTTCCGGATCCAGCGACCCGCCGACAGGCGGATATAG
- a CDS encoding TIGR03885 family FMN-dependent LLM class oxidoreductase, translated as MATIGFHASHEQISPGQLLQDVQLAEQAGFDAAMCSDHIEPWSARQGHSGFAWSWLGAALATTSLRFGVVTAPGQRYHPAIIAHASATLADMFPGRFWMAPGSGENMNEHITGDAWPAKETRQQRLEECVDVIRRLHNGEEVTHHGLVTVEQARLWDVPETKPPLIAPAISVQTARRAAAWADGLVTVNQPHAKLQEMLAAYRDNGGKGKAVLQIHLSWAPREEDAVSTALDQWRSNVFAPPIPWDLPTAAHFDGVSTDVGEDQVRKAVNISSSLDQHATWLQEYADLGFDELYLHFVGQQQKPFIEAFAEHVLPQLRAGSGTQAVTA; from the coding sequence ATGGCTACTATCGGTTTTCACGCATCGCATGAACAGATCAGCCCGGGCCAACTGCTCCAGGACGTCCAACTGGCGGAGCAGGCGGGGTTCGACGCCGCCATGTGTTCGGACCACATTGAACCCTGGTCCGCCCGGCAGGGCCACTCCGGCTTCGCCTGGTCCTGGCTGGGGGCTGCGCTGGCCACCACCTCGCTGCGCTTCGGCGTGGTCACAGCTCCCGGCCAGCGCTACCACCCCGCGATCATCGCGCACGCCTCGGCCACCCTGGCGGACATGTTCCCCGGGCGGTTCTGGATGGCTCCGGGGAGCGGGGAGAACATGAATGAACACATCACCGGTGACGCGTGGCCGGCCAAGGAAACCCGCCAGCAGCGGCTCGAGGAATGCGTTGACGTCATCCGGCGCCTGCACAACGGCGAAGAAGTCACCCATCACGGGCTGGTCACCGTGGAACAGGCACGCCTCTGGGACGTTCCGGAAACCAAGCCGCCGCTGATCGCCCCCGCCATCAGCGTGCAGACAGCCCGGCGTGCGGCGGCCTGGGCGGACGGACTGGTCACCGTCAACCAGCCGCACGCGAAATTGCAGGAGATGCTGGCCGCCTACCGGGACAACGGCGGCAAGGGCAAGGCGGTGCTCCAGATCCACCTGTCCTGGGCGCCGCGGGAAGAGGACGCGGTTTCCACAGCCCTGGACCAGTGGCGGTCCAACGTCTTTGCGCCGCCCATCCCCTGGGACCTGCCCACAGCGGCCCACTTTGACGGCGTCAGCACCGACGTCGGCGAGGATCAGGTCCGCAAGGCCGTCAACATCTCCTCCAGCCTGGACCAGCACGCCACGTGGCTGCAGGAGTACGCGGACCTGGGCTTCGACGAGCTCTACCTGCACTTCGTGGGCCAGCAGCAGAAGCCCTTCATCGAGGCGTTCGCCGAACACGTCCTGCCTCAGCTGCGGGCCGGCAGCGGGACGCAGGCGGTGACGGCATGA
- a CDS encoding Re/Si-specific NAD(P)(+) transhydrogenase subunit alpha, producing the protein MKLGIAREHREGERRVAGTPETVQQLIGLGLEVLVESRAGAAAGYSDEAYVRAGARIVPGLDPGSLDILAHVRPLEPATAAALRRGAVTAGLASPSSELPTVRALAAAGVTSFAMELVPRISRAQSMDALSSQALVAGYRCVLEAAIRLPRFFPLFMTAAGTVPPARVLVLGVGVAGLQAIGTAKRLGARVSANDIRPASADEVASMGGTFIKLDLETAEAAGGYARELSADRGALQRQLLAPHVAQADVLITTAAVPGRRAPLLVSREMVQGMRPGSVVVDLAAESGGNVEGSVPGRDIQVDTADGQGTVTLVGLKDAASAMPADASRLYAKNVANLLALVVRGGTLSLDFGDEVVAGTCLTHDGEVRHGPTAEALAALPGEPVPGQPVPADPGNRRSDNEGVA; encoded by the coding sequence GTGAAGCTAGGCATTGCGCGGGAACACCGTGAGGGCGAGCGGCGGGTTGCCGGAACACCGGAGACGGTGCAGCAACTGATTGGCCTGGGCCTTGAGGTCCTGGTCGAATCCCGGGCGGGAGCCGCGGCAGGCTACAGCGACGAGGCGTACGTCCGCGCCGGCGCCCGGATCGTCCCCGGCCTCGATCCCGGATCACTCGACATCCTCGCGCACGTACGGCCGCTGGAACCGGCGACGGCGGCGGCTTTGCGCCGCGGGGCCGTCACCGCCGGGCTCGCATCGCCGTCGTCCGAACTGCCCACGGTCCGGGCGCTGGCTGCCGCAGGGGTGACCTCATTCGCGATGGAACTGGTGCCGCGGATATCCCGGGCGCAGTCGATGGACGCACTGTCCTCCCAGGCCCTCGTGGCCGGCTACCGCTGCGTACTGGAAGCGGCCATCCGGCTGCCGAGGTTCTTTCCGCTCTTTATGACCGCGGCGGGCACCGTTCCGCCGGCGCGCGTGCTGGTGCTCGGCGTCGGTGTGGCCGGCCTGCAGGCCATCGGCACCGCAAAACGGCTGGGGGCGCGGGTCTCCGCGAACGACATCCGGCCCGCCTCGGCAGACGAGGTCGCCTCGATGGGCGGCACGTTCATCAAGCTCGACCTGGAGACGGCCGAGGCCGCGGGCGGCTATGCCCGCGAGCTCAGTGCGGACCGCGGAGCCCTGCAACGGCAGCTCCTGGCACCGCATGTGGCCCAGGCAGATGTGCTGATTACGACGGCGGCCGTCCCCGGCCGGAGGGCCCCGCTGCTGGTGAGCCGGGAAATGGTGCAGGGAATGCGGCCCGGCTCCGTCGTGGTGGACCTCGCCGCGGAGTCCGGCGGCAACGTGGAGGGATCGGTTCCCGGCCGGGATATCCAGGTGGACACCGCCGACGGCCAGGGCACGGTGACGCTGGTGGGCCTGAAGGACGCCGCATCCGCCATGCCCGCCGACGCCTCCCGGCTCTATGCGAAGAACGTGGCCAACCTGCTCGCCCTGGTGGTCCGGGGCGGAACCCTGTCCCTGGACTTCGGTGATGAGGTGGTGGCCGGCACGTGCCTGACGCACGACGGCGAGGTGCGGCACGGGCCCACGGCGGAGGCGCTGGCCGCGCTTCCGGGCGAACCAGTTCCGGGCCAACCGGTTCCCGCTGATCCCGGGAACCGCCGGTCCGACAACGAAGGGGTGGCCTGA